The following proteins are encoded in a genomic region of Melopsittacus undulatus isolate bMelUnd1 chromosome 8, bMelUnd1.mat.Z, whole genome shotgun sequence:
- the LIN7C gene encoding protein lin-7 homolog C: MAALSEPVRLERDICRAIELLEKLQRSGEVPPQKLQALQRVLQSEFCNAVREVYEHVYETVDISSSPEVRANATAKATVAAFAASEGHSHPRVVELPKTEEGLGFNIMGGKEQNSPIYISRIIPGGIADRHGGLKRGDQLLSVNGVSVEGEHHEKAVELLKAAQGKVKLVVRYTPKVLEEMESRFEKMRSAKRRQQN, encoded by the exons acATCTGCAGAGCAATTGAGCTGCTGGAAAAATTACAGAGAAGTGGAGAAGTGCCACCACAAAAGCTACAAGCATTGCAAAGAGTCCTTCAAAGTGAATTCTGTAATGCTGTAAGGGAG GTTTATGAACACGTATATGAAACTGTGGATATCAGCAGTAGCCCAGAAGTTAGAGCTAATGCAACGGCGAAG GCCACCGtagctgcttttgctgctaGTGAAGGCCATTCCCATCCCAGAGTGGTTGAGCTACCCAAAACCGAAGAAGGTCTTGGATTCAATATCATGGGAGGCAAAGAACAAAATTCTCCAATCTATATCTCTCGTATTATCCCCGGCGGTATAGCTGATAGGCACGGAGGCCTGAAACGTGGAGACCAGCTGCTTTCTGTAAACGGAGTG AGCGTCGAAGGTGAACACCATGAaaaagctgtagaactgctgaaggcaGCTCAAGGGAAGGTTAAATTAGTTGTGCGATACACACCAAAGGTCCTGGAAGAAATGGAGTCAAGATTCGAAAAAATGAGATCAGCAAAACGCAGACAGCAAAATTAA